The proteins below come from a single Pseudomonas chlororaphis genomic window:
- a CDS encoding nitrate reductase, translated as MSKWDLLLFGVYPYVALAICLIGSWARFDLSQYTWKAGSSQMLNKSGMRVASNLFHVGVLFVLAGHFVGLLTPAAIYHHVLSTEHKQLLAMVSGGFFGVLGLIGLLMLLNRRLTDPRVRATSNTSDILVLVVLLVQLVLGLLTIVASTGHMDGSVMVMLADWAQNTVLLRPVEAATSIAPVSLVYKLHVVLGLTLFVLFPFTRLVHIISAPVWYLGRRYQIVRQKF; from the coding sequence ATGTCTAAATGGGATCTGTTGTTGTTCGGGGTCTATCCGTATGTCGCCTTGGCGATCTGCCTGATCGGTAGCTGGGCACGGTTCGACCTGTCCCAGTACACCTGGAAGGCCGGTTCCAGCCAGATGCTGAACAAGAGCGGCATGCGCGTGGCCAGCAACCTGTTCCACGTCGGCGTGCTGTTCGTGCTGGCCGGGCATTTCGTCGGCCTGCTGACGCCGGCGGCGATCTACCACCATGTGCTGAGCACCGAGCACAAGCAGTTGCTGGCGATGGTTTCCGGTGGCTTCTTCGGCGTGCTGGGCCTGATCGGCTTGCTGATGCTGCTCAACCGCCGCCTGACCGATCCACGGGTGCGTGCCACGTCCAACACCTCGGACATCCTGGTGTTGGTGGTACTGCTGGTGCAACTGGTGCTGGGCCTGTTGACCATCGTCGCTTCCACCGGCCACATGGACGGTTCGGTAATGGTGATGCTGGCGGACTGGGCACAGAACACCGTGCTGTTGCGTCCGGTGGAAGCCGCGACCTCCATCGCGCCGGTGAGCCTGGTCTACAAGCTCCATGTGGTGCTGGGCCTGACCCTGTTCGTGCTGTTCCCGTTCACCCGTCTGGTGCACATCATCAGTGCGCCGGTCTGGTACCTGGGACGTCGTTATCAAATCGTTCGGCAGAAGTTCTGA
- a CDS encoding peptidylprolyl isomerase has product MASGCGCGGGNGGSGGCGSSAKAAPMTASVAEVEPVQYAPAQAAPVAVDEAPAELIASSEQEWPIISVNGVSITPQTMAQELQYHPAGSREEALYQAARALVIRELLQQRIAELGLSLQVGAGENEEEAATRLLLEQEVQVPHCDEATCLRYYDSNRARFHSAPLLAVRHILLECAPDDAEARSLAHVQAELLLERLDQFPGSFAELAQKYSACPSKEQGGSLGQISKGQTVPELERQLFALPAGLCSKPLESRYGWHVISVDQRIDGQPLPYEAVATAIRTQLQQGVWQKALVQYLQTLIGAADIRGIRLQGADSPLVQ; this is encoded by the coding sequence ATGGCCAGTGGATGCGGATGTGGTGGCGGTAACGGCGGCAGCGGCGGCTGCGGCTCTTCGGCAAAGGCCGCGCCGATGACGGCCTCGGTGGCCGAGGTCGAACCGGTGCAGTACGCACCGGCCCAGGCGGCGCCGGTGGCGGTGGACGAGGCCCCGGCCGAGTTGATCGCCAGCAGTGAACAGGAATGGCCGATCATCAGCGTCAACGGGGTTTCGATCACCCCGCAGACGATGGCCCAGGAGCTGCAGTATCACCCGGCGGGAAGCCGCGAAGAGGCGCTCTACCAGGCGGCGCGGGCCTTGGTGATCCGCGAGTTGCTGCAGCAGCGCATCGCCGAGCTGGGCCTGTCCCTGCAGGTTGGTGCCGGTGAAAACGAAGAGGAAGCGGCGACGCGGCTGTTGCTCGAACAGGAGGTGCAGGTGCCGCATTGTGACGAGGCCACCTGCCTGCGCTATTACGACAGCAATCGGGCGCGCTTTCACAGCGCCCCGTTGCTGGCGGTGCGGCACATCCTGCTCGAATGCGCGCCGGACGATGCCGAGGCTCGCAGCCTCGCCCACGTCCAGGCCGAGCTGCTGCTGGAACGCTTGGATCAGTTCCCAGGCAGCTTTGCCGAGCTGGCCCAGAAGTACTCGGCCTGTCCGTCCAAGGAGCAGGGCGGGTCGCTGGGGCAGATCAGCAAGGGCCAGACGGTGCCTGAGCTGGAGCGCCAGCTGTTTGCCTTGCCGGCGGGGCTGTGTAGCAAGCCGCTGGAAAGTCGCTATGGCTGGCACGTGATCAGTGTCGACCAACGCATCGACGGCCAGCCGCTGCCCTACGAGGCGGTGGCGACGGCGATCCGTACCCAGTTGCAGCAAGGCGTCTGGCAAAAAGCGCTGGTGCAATACCTGCAGACCCTGATCGGTGCGGCGGACATCCGCGGTATTCGTCTGCAGGGTGCCGATTCGCCGCTGGTGCAGTAG
- a CDS encoding molybdenum cofactor biosynthesis protein A (together with moaC, is involved in the conversion of a guanosine derivative (GXP) into molybdopterin precursor Z), with the protein MNAVLQDGFGRQIDYLRMSVTDRCDFRCVYCMAKNMTFLPRQQVLTLEELQRLARLFVGLGVKKIRLTGGEPLIRPGIVGLCRDIAALPGLRELVMTSNGSQLGRLARPLVDAGVKRMNISLDSLDGERFRAITRNGNLDQVLAGIEAAKSAGFERVKLNCVVMKGRNFDEVPALVHYAIDQRIDISFIEEMPLGEVGRSRGESFCSSDEVRAAIASRHRLLDSAESSGGPARYVRLERHPDTRIGFISPNTHNFCASCNRVRLTVEGRLLLCLGQEDSLDLRGLLRRYPLQDLPLIQAVQQALRGKPQRHDFNPGGEVQVVRFMNMSGG; encoded by the coding sequence ATGAACGCCGTGTTGCAGGACGGGTTTGGACGCCAGATCGATTATCTGCGGATGTCGGTGACCGATCGTTGTGATTTTCGCTGTGTGTATTGCATGGCGAAAAACATGACGTTCCTGCCCCGTCAGCAGGTGTTGACCCTGGAGGAGTTGCAGCGCTTGGCGCGGCTGTTCGTGGGGCTGGGGGTGAAGAAGATTCGCCTGACTGGTGGCGAGCCGCTGATCCGTCCGGGCATCGTCGGGCTGTGCCGCGATATCGCGGCCTTGCCCGGCCTGCGTGAGCTGGTGATGACCAGCAACGGCTCGCAGCTGGGGCGACTGGCCCGGCCGTTGGTCGATGCTGGCGTCAAGCGCATGAATATCAGCCTCGACAGCCTGGACGGGGAGCGGTTTCGGGCGATCACCCGCAACGGCAACCTCGACCAGGTGCTGGCCGGGATTGAAGCGGCGAAATCGGCGGGTTTCGAGCGGGTCAAGCTCAACTGCGTGGTGATGAAGGGGCGCAATTTCGACGAGGTGCCTGCGTTGGTGCACTACGCCATCGACCAACGCATCGACATCAGCTTCATCGAGGAAATGCCGTTGGGGGAGGTGGGGCGTTCCCGGGGCGAGTCGTTCTGTTCCAGCGACGAGGTGCGGGCCGCGATCGCCAGCCGGCATCGCTTGCTCGACAGCGCCGAAAGCAGCGGCGGGCCGGCGCGTTATGTGCGCCTGGAGCGGCATCCGGACACCCGGATCGGCTTCATCTCGCCAAACACCCATAACTTCTGCGCCAGTTGCAACCGCGTGCGCCTGACGGTCGAAGGGCGCTTGCTGCTGTGCCTGGGGCAGGAGGACTCCCTTGACCTGCGCGGCCTGCTACGACGCTATCCGCTGCAAGACCTGCCATTGATCCAGGCGGTGCAACAGGCCTTGCGCGGCAAACCCCAGCGCCACGACTTCAACCCCGGTGGCGAGGTGCAGGTCGTGCGGTTCATGAACATGAGTGGGGGGTGA
- a CDS encoding ribonucleoside-triphosphate reductase (Catalyzes the reduction of nucleoside 5'-triphosphates to 2'-deoxynucleoside 5'-triphosphates): protein MQSTLISVGCNRLHKRDGSVVAFDADKIRQALIAAGKATGEYAEAQAEGLLEAVLARLEGQTRLSVEQIQDRVERVLMDAGFFLSMRAYIVYREQHGRLRRDRRTLVEVATSMNEYLDREDWRVQANANQGYSLGGLILNVSGKVTANYWLDEVYSQAIGQAHREADLHIHDLDMLAGYCAGWSLRTLLHDGLNGVPGRVEAGPPKHLSSALGQMVNFLGTLQNEWAGAQAFSSFDTYLAPYVRKDNLSYDEVRQSLQEFIYNLNVPSRWGTQTPFTNLTFDWVCPQDLREQIPIIGGEEMPFAYGDLQAEMELLNRAYIEVMQAGDAKGRVFTFPIPTYNITHDFPWDSENADRLFEMTARYGLPYFQNFLNSDMQPNQVRSMCCRLQLDVRELLKRGGGLFGSAEQTGSLGVVTINCARLGYLYKGDTSALLQRLDALMELAKESLEVKRKVIQHHMDAGLYPYTKRYLGTLRNHFSTIGVNGLHEMLRNFTDDQQGLHTEQGRAFALRLLDHVRATLLRFQEETGHLYNLEATPAEGTTYRFAKEDLKRYPDILQAGSPVAPYYTNSSQLPVGFTDDPFEALELQDELQCKYTGGTVLHLYMAEQISSTQACKQLVRKALGRFRLPYLTITPTFSICPVHGYLAGEHEFCPKCDEALLLQQQQAGSVH from the coding sequence ATGCAAAGCACATTGATCTCAGTAGGGTGCAACCGCCTGCACAAGCGCGACGGCAGCGTGGTGGCCTTTGACGCGGACAAGATCCGCCAGGCCTTGATCGCCGCCGGCAAGGCCACCGGCGAGTACGCCGAGGCGCAAGCCGAAGGGTTGCTGGAGGCGGTGCTGGCGCGTCTGGAAGGGCAAACGCGACTGAGTGTCGAGCAGATCCAGGACCGGGTCGAGCGGGTGCTCATGGACGCCGGGTTCTTCCTCTCCATGCGCGCCTACATCGTCTATCGCGAGCAGCATGGTCGCCTGCGCCGGGATCGCCGCACGCTGGTGGAAGTCGCCACGTCGATGAACGAATACCTCGACCGCGAAGACTGGCGCGTGCAGGCCAACGCCAACCAGGGCTATTCCCTCGGCGGGCTGATCCTCAACGTGTCGGGCAAGGTCACCGCCAACTACTGGCTCGACGAGGTCTACAGCCAGGCCATCGGCCAGGCGCACCGCGAGGCCGACCTGCACATCCACGACCTGGACATGCTCGCCGGCTACTGTGCCGGCTGGTCCTTGCGCACGCTGCTGCACGATGGCCTCAACGGCGTGCCGGGGCGGGTCGAGGCCGGGCCGCCCAAGCACCTGAGCAGCGCCCTGGGGCAGATGGTGAATTTCCTCGGCACCTTGCAGAACGAATGGGCCGGCGCCCAGGCGTTCAGCTCGTTCGACACCTACCTGGCACCCTACGTGCGCAAGGACAACCTCAGCTACGATGAGGTCCGCCAGTCGTTGCAGGAATTCATCTACAACCTTAACGTGCCGTCGCGCTGGGGCACGCAGACGCCGTTCACCAACCTGACCTTCGACTGGGTCTGCCCACAAGATCTGCGCGAGCAGATCCCGATCATCGGCGGTGAAGAGATGCCGTTCGCCTATGGCGACCTGCAAGCGGAGATGGAGTTGCTCAACCGCGCCTACATCGAAGTGATGCAGGCCGGCGACGCGAAAGGGCGGGTGTTCACGTTCCCGATCCCGACCTACAACATCACCCATGACTTCCCGTGGGACAGCGAAAACGCCGACCGCCTGTTCGAGATGACCGCACGCTACGGCTTGCCGTACTTCCAGAACTTCCTCAACTCGGACATGCAACCCAACCAGGTGCGGTCGATGTGCTGCCGCTTGCAACTGGACGTGCGCGAGCTGCTCAAGCGCGGTGGCGGCCTGTTCGGTTCGGCGGAGCAGACCGGCTCGCTTGGGGTGGTGACGATCAACTGCGCTCGCCTGGGCTACCTGTACAAGGGCGACACCAGTGCCTTGCTGCAACGCCTCGATGCCCTGATGGAGCTGGCGAAGGAAAGCCTGGAGGTCAAGCGCAAGGTCATCCAGCACCACATGGACGCCGGCCTGTACCCCTACACCAAGCGTTACCTGGGCACCTTGCGCAACCACTTCTCCACCATCGGCGTGAACGGCCTGCACGAAATGCTGCGCAACTTCACTGATGACCAGCAGGGCCTGCACACCGAACAGGGCCGGGCCTTCGCCCTGAGGCTGCTGGACCACGTGCGTGCGACGCTGCTGCGCTTCCAGGAGGAAACCGGCCACCTCTACAACCTGGAGGCCACGCCTGCCGAAGGCACCACGTACCGTTTCGCCAAGGAAGACCTCAAGCGCTACCCCGACATCCTGCAGGCCGGCAGCCCGGTGGCGCCGTACTACACCAACTCTTCGCAACTGCCGGTGGGGTTCACCGACGACCCGTTCGAGGCCCTCGAACTGCAAGACGAACTGCAGTGCAAATACACCGGCGGCACCGTGTTGCACCTGTACATGGCCGAGCAGATTTCCTCCACGCAGGCCTGCAAGCAACTGGTGCGCAAGGCGCTCGGGCGCTTCCGCCTGCCGTACCTGACCATCACGCCGACCTTTTCCATCTGCCCGGTCCACGGTTACCTGGCCGGCGAACACGAGTTCTGTCCCAAATGCGACGAGGCCTTGCTGCTGCAACAGCAACAGGCCGGCAGCGTCCACTGA
- a CDS encoding oxidoreductase, whose amino-acid sequence MNASSTAPQTPVAQAQRQRCEVWTRVMGYHRPVAAFNPGKQSEHRERVHFTERAAGRP is encoded by the coding sequence ATGAATGCATCGAGCACGGCCCCACAGACCCCTGTCGCGCAAGCGCAACGTCAACGTTGTGAAGTCTGGACCCGAGTGATGGGCTATCACCGTCCGGTGGCGGCGTTCAACCCCGGCAAGCAGTCCGAGCATCGCGAGCGGGTGCACTTCACCGAACGCGCGGCCGGGCGTCCATGA
- a CDS encoding radical SAM protein yields MSRVLRVGGMVPLTTLDYPGQLACVLFCQGCAWRCRYCHNPQLIPPRGSEEVDWCRVLAFLQRRQDLLDAVVFSGGEPTLQDGLASAMDEVRQMGFRIGLHSAGIKPAAFAKVVGQADWVGFDIKALPEDALDVTRVEGSGSANWRSLDHLLESGVDYECRTTVHWHLFDPERLLTLARRLSERGVRRFAVQLVRTARMLDPHLSSVSAQGLQPELWAAMRELFPAFVLRS; encoded by the coding sequence ATGAGTCGAGTGCTGCGGGTCGGGGGCATGGTGCCCCTGACCACCCTCGATTACCCGGGCCAACTGGCGTGCGTGCTGTTCTGCCAGGGCTGCGCCTGGCGTTGTCGTTATTGCCATAACCCGCAACTGATCCCGCCTCGTGGCAGCGAGGAAGTGGATTGGTGCCGCGTGCTGGCGTTCCTGCAACGCCGCCAGGACCTGCTCGACGCCGTGGTGTTCAGCGGCGGCGAACCGACCTTGCAGGACGGCCTCGCCTCGGCCATGGACGAAGTTCGGCAGATGGGGTTTCGCATCGGCTTGCACAGTGCCGGCATCAAGCCGGCGGCCTTTGCCAAGGTGGTCGGGCAAGCCGACTGGGTGGGGTTCGACATCAAGGCCCTGCCCGAGGATGCCCTGGACGTGACCCGCGTCGAAGGCAGCGGCAGCGCCAACTGGCGTAGCCTTGACCACTTGCTCGAAAGCGGCGTGGATTACGAATGTCGCACCACGGTGCATTGGCACCTGTTCGATCCCGAGCGGCTGCTGACCCTGGCCCGGCGCCTGAGCGAACGTGGCGTCAGGCGCTTTGCCGTGCAGCTGGTACGCACTGCGCGGATGCTCGACCCTCATCTTTCCAGCGTCTCGGCACAAGGCTTGCAACCCGAGCTGTGGGCCGCCATGCGCGAATTGTTCCCCGCGTTCGTGTTGCGCAGTTGA
- a CDS encoding chemotaxis protein, with translation MTRLTTAQRIVIGFAIAPLALIALALYALNDLAMLRDQSEQIVRQDWPKIDPIMVIATGVRDNARNTRDLLIDKDNGQVQQSIDATRQRITQAFATLEPLFDQPEGQAAYAQLKKRREAYVAAFVQVQALIRQGATDEAMKQLKQGVIPAEQEVYKSLEGIMAMQGKVFVERERQAQARYSDARRNMLALVLACLAVVASVAILVTRSVTRPLGGEPDDAARVLSHIAQGDLTIRVPVGVGANDSVMNHMHDMQQSLNSMVRHIAASVDRVASSSEELSAVSSQTNSTLQLQGQEIEQAAAAVNQMTAAVDEVARNAVSTSEASRVSERTAQRGREQVQETVASITALADGVTDTSGRIQQLAGRVQDISSVLDVIRNVAEQTNLLALNAAIEAARAGDAGRGFAVVADEVRALAHRTQDSTREIEDMIGNIREDSGHAVTAMQHNSELVQTTLQVAQRSGEALDEIARSISQINERNLMIASATEQQALVAREVDRNLVGIRNLSEQVLLGARHTDSAGQDLAQMAGSLHQTVARFKV, from the coding sequence ATGACCAGACTCACCACCGCCCAACGCATCGTGATCGGCTTTGCCATCGCGCCATTGGCCTTGATCGCCCTGGCGCTGTACGCCTTGAACGACCTGGCGATGCTGCGCGACCAGTCCGAGCAGATCGTGCGACAGGATTGGCCGAAGATCGACCCGATCATGGTCATCGCCACCGGTGTGCGCGATAACGCCAGGAACACCCGTGACTTGTTGATCGACAAGGACAATGGGCAAGTCCAGCAGTCCATCGACGCCACCCGGCAACGCATCACCCAGGCCTTTGCCACCCTCGAACCGTTGTTCGACCAGCCCGAAGGCCAGGCGGCATACGCGCAGTTGAAGAAGCGCCGCGAGGCCTACGTCGCCGCGTTCGTCCAGGTGCAGGCGTTGATCCGCCAGGGCGCGACGGATGAGGCGATGAAGCAACTCAAGCAAGGCGTGATCCCGGCGGAGCAGGAGGTGTACAAGAGCCTCGAAGGGATCATGGCGATGCAGGGCAAGGTCTTTGTCGAGCGCGAACGCCAGGCCCAGGCGCGCTACAGCGACGCGCGGCGCAACATGCTGGCGTTGGTTCTGGCCTGTTTGGCGGTGGTCGCCAGTGTCGCGATCCTGGTGACCCGCAGCGTGACGCGGCCCTTGGGCGGGGAGCCCGACGATGCGGCGCGGGTGCTGAGCCACATCGCCCAGGGCGACCTGACGATCCGGGTGCCGGTGGGCGTCGGCGCCAACGACAGCGTGATGAACCACATGCACGACATGCAGCAGAGCCTCAACAGCATGGTCCGGCACATCGCGGCGTCGGTGGATCGGGTGGCCAGTTCCTCGGAAGAGTTGAGTGCCGTGAGCAGCCAGACCAACAGCACCTTGCAGTTGCAGGGCCAGGAAATCGAACAGGCCGCGGCGGCGGTGAACCAGATGACCGCCGCCGTGGACGAGGTGGCGCGCAACGCGGTGAGCACCAGCGAAGCTTCGCGGGTGTCGGAGCGCACCGCCCAGCGCGGCCGTGAGCAAGTCCAGGAAACGGTCGCCTCCATCACTGCGCTGGCGGACGGCGTGACGGACACCTCCGGGCGGATCCAGCAACTGGCCGGGCGGGTCCAGGACATCAGTTCGGTGCTGGACGTGATCCGCAACGTGGCCGAGCAGACCAACCTGCTGGCACTGAACGCCGCCATTGAAGCTGCTCGGGCCGGGGATGCCGGCCGCGGCTTTGCCGTGGTGGCCGACGAGGTCCGGGCGCTGGCCCATCGTACCCAGGATTCAACCCGGGAAATCGAGGACATGATCGGCAATATCCGCGAGGACAGCGGGCACGCGGTGACGGCCATGCAACACAACAGCGAGCTGGTGCAGACCACGCTGCAAGTGGCCCAACGTTCCGGCGAGGCCCTGGATGAAATCGCTCGCTCGATCTCGCAGATCAACGAGCGCAACCTGATGATCGCCAGCGCCACGGAACAGCAGGCCCTGGTGGCCCGCGAGGTGGACCGCAACCTGGTGGGCATCCGCAATCTGTCCGAGCAGGTGCTGCTCGGCGCCCGGCACACCGACAGCGCAGGCCAGGACCTGGCCCAGATGGCCGGCTCGCTGCACCAGACGGTGGCGCGCTTCAAGGTATAG
- a CDS encoding membrane protein, whose product MPDVNPWLQRLGDGMRRHGATIRAVQWAVVLFYAVLLVVPAFSPLPGSQARLFDNLTLVAQFLFWGLWWPFVLLSIVLFGRLWCGVLCPEGALSEWASQYGKGLGTPRALRWAGWPTLAFCLTTVYGQLISVYDYAQAALLILGGSTVAAVIVGLLFARGKRVWCRYLCPVSGVFALLARLAPLHFQVNEQRWLENPAPRRPPPNCAPLLDIRRLRGAADCHACGRCSGQRDAVRLIARSSNEEILHSTADTLSPWEPRLLLFGVIGLAMGAFQWTVSPWFIALKQHLAEWLVSHDLTWPLRDNAPWWLLTHYPQLNDSFSWLDGFCIVAYLGMSALVIGTSLTLLMRLAAWFSGDSAQYWPLAITLTPLGGAGLFLGLSATTVKLLRYEGLLLEWVQPARAALLLAAIAWSLWLGCKRLESTPSPRRWPAMTCLALASGWVGYGWWLQFWGW is encoded by the coding sequence ATGCCCGACGTAAACCCCTGGCTCCAGCGCCTCGGCGACGGCATGCGGCGCCATGGGGCAACGATTCGCGCAGTGCAATGGGCAGTGGTGCTGTTCTACGCGGTGTTGCTGGTGGTGCCCGCCTTCTCGCCCTTGCCCGGCAGCCAGGCGCGCCTGTTCGATAACCTCACGCTGGTGGCGCAGTTCCTGTTCTGGGGGCTGTGGTGGCCGTTTGTGTTGTTGTCGATCGTGCTGTTCGGCCGGCTCTGGTGCGGCGTGCTGTGCCCCGAGGGAGCCTTGAGCGAATGGGCCAGTCAGTACGGCAAGGGCCTGGGCACGCCACGGGCGTTGCGCTGGGCCGGCTGGCCGACCCTGGCGTTCTGCCTGACCACGGTCTACGGGCAACTGATCAGCGTCTATGACTACGCCCAGGCGGCGCTGTTGATTCTCGGCGGCTCGACCGTCGCGGCGGTGATCGTCGGGCTGCTGTTTGCCCGAGGCAAGCGCGTGTGGTGCCGCTATCTGTGCCCGGTCAGTGGCGTCTTCGCCCTGCTCGCGCGCCTGGCACCGCTGCATTTCCAGGTGAACGAGCAACGCTGGCTGGAGAACCCCGCGCCACGTCGTCCGCCGCCCAATTGCGCACCACTGCTGGACATCCGCCGCCTACGCGGCGCCGCCGATTGCCATGCCTGTGGGCGTTGCAGCGGCCAACGCGACGCGGTGCGCCTGATTGCCCGCTCCAGCAACGAGGAAATCCTCCACTCAACGGCCGACACGCTCTCGCCATGGGAACCACGCCTGTTGTTGTTCGGCGTCATCGGCCTGGCGATGGGCGCCTTCCAGTGGACCGTCAGTCCCTGGTTCATAGCCCTCAAGCAACACCTGGCCGAATGGCTGGTCAGCCACGATCTGACCTGGCCACTGCGGGACAACGCGCCCTGGTGGCTGCTAACCCACTACCCTCAACTCAACGACAGCTTCAGTTGGCTCGACGGCTTCTGCATCGTCGCGTACCTGGGCATGAGTGCGCTGGTGATCGGCACGTCGCTGACGCTGCTGATGCGCCTGGCCGCGTGGTTCTCGGGGGATTCCGCACAATATTGGCCCCTGGCCATCACCCTGACGCCTCTCGGTGGTGCAGGCCTGTTCCTCGGTCTGTCGGCCACCACGGTGAAGCTGCTGCGCTATGAAGGGCTGTTGCTCGAATGGGTGCAGCCAGCGCGCGCCGCGCTTTTACTGGCGGCGATCGCCTGGAGCCTGTGGCTGGGTTGCAAACGCCTGGAATCGACGCCCTCACCTCGACGATGGCCCGCCATGACCTGCCTGGCATTGGCCAGCGGGTGGGTGGGCTATGGCTGGTGGTTGCAGTTTTGGGGGTGGTGA
- a CDS encoding FTR1 family iron permease, giving the protein MTQSMFIVWRESVEALLVIGILQAWVSQQRQARSLLRYVWGGAGLGLLLSGVLAGLIMLAGEAMSGAANEWFQAALALLASGLIVQMVGWMHRHGPMLKRDLTRHADQRLGRQGGLGLLMLALLAVSREGSETVVFLYGAGARLQGPSLGLFAVGAVAGLALALLTVSLLHGSRRFISWPRFFAISEAILLLLGAALLVSGIERVGGQLLAMDWPEAVYRGIGDALWDSSALLDDGHGLGGFLADFTGYRASPSALTLLAWLGYWGLVAGWLRPRKADGLPCPT; this is encoded by the coding sequence ATGACTCAATCGATGTTTATTGTCTGGCGCGAAAGCGTCGAGGCGTTGCTGGTGATCGGCATTCTCCAGGCCTGGGTCAGCCAGCAACGCCAGGCCAGGTCGTTACTGCGCTACGTGTGGGGCGGCGCCGGGCTGGGCCTGCTGCTGTCCGGTGTGCTGGCCGGGCTGATCATGCTGGCGGGCGAAGCCATGAGCGGCGCGGCCAACGAATGGTTCCAGGCGGCCCTGGCGTTGCTCGCCAGCGGGCTGATCGTGCAGATGGTCGGTTGGATGCATCGCCATGGGCCGATGCTCAAGCGTGACCTCACGCGCCACGCCGACCAACGCCTGGGGCGCCAGGGTGGGCTGGGGTTGCTGATGCTGGCGTTGCTGGCGGTCAGCCGCGAGGGCAGCGAAACGGTGGTGTTCCTGTATGGCGCCGGCGCCCGCCTGCAAGGGCCGTCGCTGGGCCTGTTCGCCGTTGGCGCAGTGGCGGGCCTGGCGCTGGCGCTGCTGACCGTCTCGTTGTTGCACGGCAGCCGCCGGTTCATTTCATGGCCGCGGTTCTTTGCCATCAGCGAAGCGATTCTGTTGCTGCTGGGCGCAGCGCTGCTGGTCAGCGGCATCGAGCGCGTGGGCGGGCAATTGCTCGCGATGGACTGGCCCGAGGCGGTGTATCGCGGCATTGGCGACGCGCTCTGGGACAGCAGTGCGCTGCTGGACGACGGGCACGGTCTGGGTGGCTTCCTCGCTGATTTTACCGGCTACCGGGCCAGCCCCAGCGCGCTGACCTTGTTGGCGTGGCTGGGTTACTGGGGCCTCGTCGCCGGTTGGTTGCGGCCACGCAAAGCGGACGGCCTTCCATGCCCGACGTAA
- a CDS encoding iron transporter, which produces MDRPCRGRLLTRRRHLAGWLLAGLMLPSIAHAELPTYELSMRDGHFTPPVLQVPAGQRFKIVLKNVGQGPAEFESTPLRVEKVLSPGVTTFVVIHPLRPGHYPFFDEFNPQLPEGGILAQ; this is translated from the coding sequence ATGGATCGTCCATGCCGCGGACGGCTACTCACCCGCCGTCGACATTTGGCCGGGTGGCTGCTGGCGGGCCTGATGCTGCCGTCGATCGCCCATGCCGAGTTACCCACCTACGAGCTGAGCATGCGTGACGGCCATTTCACCCCGCCAGTGCTGCAAGTGCCGGCCGGGCAGCGCTTCAAGATCGTGTTGAAGAACGTGGGCCAGGGCCCGGCGGAATTCGAGAGCACGCCGCTGCGGGTGGAAAAAGTGCTGTCGCCGGGCGTCACCACCTTCGTGGTGATCCATCCCCTGCGGCCGGGGCACTATCCGTTTTTCGACGAGTTCAATCCGCAACTGCCCGAGGGCGGGATTCTCGCCCAGTAG
- a CDS encoding membrane protein yields the protein MRTLAPLSLALLFLAPLAQAKEYPIGEPQLCPGLEVGAVYLQPIEMAPAGMMRATADSDVHLEADIRATADNHQGFQEGSFVPYLNVSFQLKKQGNDTELKGDFHAMVANDGPHYGDNVKLFGPGKYQLTFTILPPGGHGSLGRHTDKETGVAPWFERCELHYEFVYAGIGKKGGY from the coding sequence ATGCGTACCCTCGCCCCGCTGTCCCTCGCCTTGCTGTTTCTCGCACCGTTGGCCCAGGCCAAGGAATACCCCATCGGCGAACCGCAACTGTGCCCGGGGCTGGAAGTCGGTGCGGTCTACCTGCAACCGATTGAAATGGCCCCCGCCGGGATGATGCGCGCGACCGCCGATTCCGACGTCCACCTGGAGGCCGACATCCGCGCCACGGCGGACAATCACCAAGGCTTCCAGGAAGGCAGTTTCGTGCCCTACCTCAACGTATCGTTCCAGTTGAAGAAACAAGGCAACGACACCGAACTCAAGGGTGATTTCCATGCCATGGTCGCCAATGACGGGCCGCACTATGGCGACAACGTCAAGCTGTTCGGCCCCGGCAAGTACCAACTGACTTTCACCATCCTGCCGCCGGGCGGCCATGGGTCCCTCGGCCGCCACACCGACAAGGAAACCGGTGTCGCCCCGTGGTTCGAGCGCTGTGAATTGCACTACGAATTCGTCTACGCCGGGATCGGTAAAAAAGGCGGGTACTGA